TGTCTTGTCATGCTCCTCGTAGGGTATCGCCAGATATGACGCACGTGTTTTCTATGCGCTTCACAATCCACGCCTTAAGCAGTTGCGCGTCCTCCTCGGGGAATAGCATTGTCGACAATATGTGCGTGAAGAAGGGCTCGCAGTGAGCTCGTTCTCGGGCGCATATAGCTCATCCAGGGGGTTAAGAAATGTCAGGGCAAAAACGTTTGCCAGGCAGGCTGTGTAGAAAGATTGATGGAGAGCAGTGACCTTGTTCTGGAAGCTTTAGACTTTGTGGATCCTTATTGGCTGAACGCGcggattacggagtacccaaTGCTGTGGAGACTGAAGACCGATATACAATCGTATGAGAAGTCGCTGTAACAACGTTGCATTTAACGCGTCTCTAACTACCGAGCACTTAGGCACCTATCGAATCTGCTAAACACTCACTTGTGAAGCAATCAATTCTTTTTCGTGGATGTACTGTTGGTAATCCTCCCGTGACACAGCTCCAAACACCAGTACAGTTCAACGCTTGGAACGCAACTGCAGTTACGGACCCAGTTTATCACATTGCATGCACATATTTCATTCTGAACATTTAATTGATCCGAGACGACATAACTACATATATGAAAAGCTCAAAACAGCTTCCCTTGATTATAGGCTCAACCTGGCATTCGGTTGTtgtgtttattttttttaacttcCTGGTCGGCGTACCGACCAACCCCCGGTCAATGCCTTTCATAGCTGCCACGGTTGGGGCTCCGCGAGGAAAGCACTCCATACCTGTACGAGTAGCTGGTTGACGAGATGTGCCAGTGTAGGCACGACACCTGATTCTATCAGCACATAAGGAAGCCGTTTACAGCTTGTCATAGTACTAGAAGTAAACATAACACGTTAGCATGCTTCTCGTCAGTCAATTTGCGGGCTATGAAATAAACTTACGTTCTCAACGCCGGGAACCTCGATCTTGATACCCTTGCGCTTACGCATTTCTGTGACAATCTGGCCGACCTTGGAGGTGGAGTCAAGGGGAGAGCCACCGGGCAGGACCTGCCAGTGGTCAAAGACGGACTGAGGGAAGGCCTGGCCAGAGGTGGCGGCACGCAGGTCACCGTTGAAGCCGAAAGACTCCAAGACGGGCAGATAGGCCTTGATGTTGAAGAGGGGAGTACCGGGGCGCTGCTCCTCGTTGAAGACGTGACCACGACGGCGGGTAAGGACACCATAGACACCACCCATGGCCTGCTCGGGAACCTGAATTTCGACCAGGTAGACGGGCTCGAGCAGGGCGGGCTCGGCCAGCAAGGCAGAGGCGTACAGGACACGACGGGCAGTGGGAATGATCTGACCACCGCCACGGTGAATGGCATCAGCGTGCAGGGTGACATCGAGGATGTTGAAGCGGATAGAGCGCATGGGCTCCTCAGCAACAGGACCCTCACGACTGGCCCACTGGAAACCAGAGACAACGGAGTCCTTGATTTCGTTCAGGTACTGAACAGCCTTGGTCTGGTCAACCAGCAAGTTGGCACCGGTACCATCAGGACCGAAAGTCCAGATCTTACGGGCATCAGTGACATCCCAACCGAAGTCATCGGCCAGGACACGGGCACGAGCCTTGAAATCGTCACGGGCAGAGACCTTGCCGCCCTCGATGGCCAGAGAGAGCTCCTCATCAATGGGCTCAGCAACCATGTACAGACGGTTGTGCTTGTTGGGGGACTTGGACAGAGCCGTCATGCTGGACTTGCCCTGGACGGTCTCACGGTACTGGACGACGGGGTCCGAGATGTTGAGAGGAACACCGGCGTGGTCCTCCTCGAGATCCTTCAAGCAAATCTCAAGATGCAGCTCACCAGCACCGGCGACAATGTGCTCACCAGACTCGGAGGTCATGGTCAGGACGCAAGGGTCCGACTTGGACAGACGCTTGAGACCTTCGACGAGCTTGGGGAGATCCTGAGCGTTCTTGACCTGGACGGAACGCTGGACGACGGGGGAGACGGAGAACTTCATGACCTTGAGGTTGTGGGCAGTGTCAGAAGTGGTAAgagtaccagacttgagcAAGAACTGATCGATACCAACGAGACCGACAATGTTACCAGCAGGcatgtcgtcaatggcctcgACCTTGCCGCCCATCATGAGAACGGTACGCTGAATGGCCTTGATGAACAGGTCCTCCTTCTTGCCGGGGACATAGTTGGGGCCCTGAATGCGGACCTTGAGACCGGAGCGGACGGTACCGGAGAAGACACGGCCGAAGGCGTAGAATCGACCCTTATCGGAGGTGGGAACCATCTTGGAGACGTACAACATGAGAGGGCCCTTGGGATCGCAGTCACGGATACCAATGGCGGCAGGGTCGTCAAGAGGTCCCTCGTACAAAGTCTCAGCGCGGTACTTCTGGGCAGTGACGGGAGAAGGAAGGTGGAGAATCATCATTTCCAGCAGGGAGTCGGCAGCGGGCAGGAAAGTTCGCATGACGACCTTGAGCAGCTGCTTGCCCTCCTTCTGGCGGTCATCAGTGTCCAACTTGAGGTTGAGCTTCTCAAGAAGCGTGGTGATCTCATCGTTCTTGAAGTTCATGACGGCATTGAAGATCTTGAAGATGGGGTCTAGGATGAACTGGTTGAAAGCACGCTCAAGCTGCTTGCCTTCGTATGTGCCGTTCTTGGTCCACTTCTTGGTGTGAGGGTTGAAGTAGTTGTCGCCCTAAAAGGTTGTGCTGCGTTAGTGGACTTGTTTCGAAGTTTGATGAGAGGAAGTTGTGCTTACCCAGAGACGCTCCATcatcttgttcttgtcgacGCCAAACTTCTTGGCATATCGGATGGCGAACTGACGGACGGTGAAGGCCCAGCCGTGCAGACCAGAACCGAAAGCAATGGTACCCTTGTCGGGATAGACCTGGACGTCACCGAGGGTCTTGTCGAGGTAGGTGGAAATGATGACGTTGACGGACTCGATAGTACGGGAGAAGGACTGGTACAGATCCTCCTTGGAGACCTGAAGCTCGAGAAGAGCGCGATCGACCTTGTTGATAATGACAACGGGTTTGATACGCTCACCGAGAGCCTGACGGAGCACAGTCTCGGTCTGGACGCACACACCTTCGACGGTGTCGACGACAACGAGGGCACCGTCGGTGACACGGAGGGCAGCAGTGACTTCGGATGAGAAATCAACGTGACCGGGCGAGTCAATCAAGTTGATCAAGAAGTCCTGGCCATCGGTCTTCTGGCCAACAATGTCTTTGATGTCCTCGGGGTCGTCAAGATGACCATACAGGGAGATGGCGGTGGACTTGATGGTGATACCACGCTCCTGCTCGTCGGCACGAGTATCGGTTGCTCGTGCATCACCCGCCTTTGCGGTGGAAATGATACCGGCtttggcaagaagagagTCGGTCAGGGTAGACTTGCCGTGATCGACGTGGGCAATGACGGACATGTTACGGACATTGGAGGGCTTGTCCATAAGGGCCCGAATCTCGTCGATGGTGAAGCTATATTGTGGTGAAAAAAGTTAGCCATTGTCTGCAGCAATATGCAAGTTCTTTTGTTCGTTGGAagcttttctctcttttcccATCGTGActcggccgtcttggataTTCTCACTGGGCGTCGCCTAAAGACTGCTCAGCAGCTTAACTCCGGGCGGGGTCAACCGCCAAAGCACACAAGCAGCGCCCGCCAAAAACggaccaagggcaagacaCAAAAAGATCTGCCCGCCATTCCACGATCCCTGGTAACAATGCCGCCTCCAAAGATGCATGCCCAAAAAGAAGTCCTCCAGCACCATGTCAAGAAAGGCATCTATCACGCAAAATTGCACTTACTTGACCATTTTGGCGGTGTTGTTGAGGGCGACCTCGCTATTCGATTGTTGTTTGTAGGAGGAGAAAACTCGTTGCTGAGCAAAGCGGGGTTGAAGATTTTCACCCCGCGCTCAGGTTTTGTATTTTTTTGTATTTGGTTTGCTTAGGAAGCAAAGCCTAGTTGGCCACCCTAAAGATGACTCAACCACGGAACCAAAGGGTATCAAGGTGACGAaatggaaaaaaagagagacagGCGGACTGTCAATCTTTTTCAAAAAATGGTCCCTTGGGCGGGTTTGGAGGTTGGAAAGGAAAGGGAGAGGAGTGCAGACGGCGAGGGAATACGGAAAATGTGGTGCGAAAAAAACCTGCGGGTGGGCCGCCATCCTGCTAGCTGGTCAACGGCACCTGGTCAACAGAGCCGTCTGTGTGCTCAATGTTCTCGGTCACTGTTAGCGCTCAATGGCCCTGCCATGGGTGCCCATCATTCTTTTCTGAGCTGCTGGCTAGTGTGAGCTGCGCCAGTTCAATGGTGCTCGCGGCCCTGCCCGCCTTGCCCGGCCCTGTTTGCCAGTCCTCTGTCCATGTGTGCTCAGAGCATATCTGGAAAGGCCCCTCCTGCAGCCCCACCATTGATGGACCAGACTTTAGAGCGCGAGCACCTGAGGCGGGTTGGCGGGGCAAAAACGACCCCTCCAACCCTCCAAGCTTGATGCTTCTCGTTATCCGCCACCTGCTCATGCAAGTTTGAGAGGCTGAAGAGGGCAACAGCCCTCCGCCCACCATTGTCACGCCGAGGGCTCCTAAAATGTATGTATTCCGTCAGTTTGAGGCGTGTCATGAAGCAATCTTCGGACACGGAGTCATTCGTACATTTGAAATTGTGACTACTTGATGTCCTCTGTTGCTTCTCATAACCACCGTCTGACTCTTCAATTTGCTGTTCACCGACTAGTACATACAATCCTCAATCCTCTTGCTCGGTGTCACTGAGCTATCTGCATCGCGAGACTGGAGCTGTGGCGAGAAGCTGAAACAAGCTCCCCATTCGCCACACCTAACTGTATGTGGCTGGTGTGGCGTAGAGCTGCTTACACAACAACACTCAAGCGAGCTCAAGCTCCAGTCAGCTCTGCTCAACTCCAAGCAGCCACCAgttctccatcatcaacttgAGTGTCAAAATACGACTTTCGACTAGCACCAGATTACAAATCATGGACACAGCCACATCTCATTTCAAAACTTCCAATGAGTCATACTGTACATATATATCTAGCCGTAATTTACACTTCCATTTCTTTCTTCGTCTCGCCTCAACTCTGCAACGCCACGTCCATCTGCTAGTGTTAGGACTATACACAGGCGTGACTCACACcgatacctaggtagatcCCAGGATCCTCGAGTACGCATCTTCGACTTCGCCCGCCAGCTCCAACAGCGACACAATCACAATCTGATGAGTCAAATTGGGAAGCCTATCGCGATGCAACCCGATCCACTCCAGCGGTGGCGTCGCTTCGCCCATATCGCGCAGCTGCGGCGTCTCAATCACTGGTGGTTCGAGCGCCAGGTAGTCGTACTTGGACTGGGGGACATTGACTTCGGCTGTAATCTTTTGCTGCTCACCCTCGGTTTCGGGCACGCCAGTGATTTTGACTGCCGTCATCGGTAGCTGTCGACCCCATGTTTGCTCCAGCGATTTGGAGTGGTTGGCCCACATCCCGCGGATGTAGCTGATGCGAGAGTAATTCCAACCCACCTCTACTTTGCCCTCGAAGGCGCTTTTGAATATGTAGTCGATGTGGTTGCTGCTTGGTTTCTGCCAGGTCTCCATCACGGCCTCGACGCGGGGGACCTTGAGAATGGTGCCGCCGCGGGAGCCTGTAGCTCTTTGAACTACATCTTCCACTGTCATCTCGTTGAGCATCTTTGGCGCCTCGGCGTCTCGAACCCCAGCCAGACCAATCCGTAGTTGACCAAGAGTCATTCGTAGAATGCTGTGGATTTTGCGCTGTTCGATACTGGCTGCAAATCGGGCATACGCGTTGAGAGCCTCCATCTTGAATACTTGATGATCTGAAAAGGTACTAGGGAAAACCCCCAGGTTCAACGCCTTCAGAGTCACCACCACATCAGTATCAAGGGAGATTGGTGATTTGGACAGCGTATCATCCACCGGGAGCTTTGGCACTGCTGGAGGCGTCTGCAACATCGTGCGTGAGCTGATAGATTTGCGCTTCATAAACTTTTCAATCTCTCGCAGTGACGACTTGAAGttctctctcctctcttCAATGAGTTTCTGCAACGCCTGATAGAGTGCCACAGCCTGTGCTATTGATGTTGTAGTCCCAAACACCTGCACAGCTTCGCCATCAAAGATCGCAACTAGTCGGTCCCCATTTCCGTCACGGCCATCTCGGACATTGTACATCAGGAACTCGAGAGATGTAATGTCTGCTACCAAAAATGCCTGGTAGTCAAATGCTGCCTTGACGCGCAACGCATTAAATGCCAGTGATGCTTGCACAAGTGGCGTCTCGTTGAGAGCTTCCTCTCGCTGTGGCCACTGGATCGATGATCGCAGTCTAAAGTCTTGCAGGGCCACGAAGCCACTCAGACGACCAGTACAATCTACCCCAACCTTTTTGAAGCCCAGGCAAAGGTTCTGCTCCCAGTCGGACGTTTTCTTGGACGACACCCAGAACTCATTGATCTGAAATACTGACTTGCCAATCGACTGCCCCAGGTCCACGCAGACGTCAAGCGCTGCGATGGATATTGTTGCTGTCCAGGGGAACGCAGCTGTTGCGGCAACCTCTTGATACCGTTGCACCAAGTGGGCTTGAGAAGTTTCTGTTGGCATCTTGGGGACCTGCACCGCGGACTTTTGTCGTAGCTCCTCTGGATACCAGATTTCGCGAAACAGCAGAAAATCTTGTACTTGCTTTGCATTAACCGAGACTTTCATTGGGCCGACATTTAGAATGGCTGATACACCGCTTGTGCCGCTGAAATGCTTGCTGTTCATGAAAGATATGGCGACTGAATCAAGCTCGAAGCTGGCTGTAGAATCCCGAGAATAGACATGTTGCACCGATGCTTGGGGCTTGGCAATCACACCTGATATGGCAAAGAAGTTGCCTTGTTCCTGGGAAGTAACAGTTATGAGTGTAAAGTACATACTATCAAAACAAGCCGTAGCGGACACTCTAGCTATGGGCTGACAGCTTAGTGAAAACTCTTGTCGGCAGATTCGGAGGCCTAGATTAAGCCTCAAGCGTCCAAGTACGGTACTTGGATCGGCAGTTAGAAAGTTATCCTCATCTCCAGATTTGGTCTGCTTTAGCTTCGGTTGTTCCAACTGTTCTGGTGTCTGCTCCGTATCGGCATTAGCATCATTGTCGCTGACAACTTTCTTCACGGAAGACAAAATGTCGAGAACCAATGGAACCACCGAGGGATACAGGATATTGCTTGACGCGTTGATTTTGATCTCTCCGTAAAGAGACGGATCCTCTTTGCCATTATCGCGATACTCCGCCTTCCACGCCAAGCCCGGACTGCGTAATACAGCCCCTGAGCCTGAATCGTCCGCACTAAACTGGCCGTATTTTCCTGCGAGGGATGGCTGACTATACTTTGATTCCGACACGGCACTGGCAGCATTCCTTTTGGTTGATACGTAGACAACAGCACCTGCAAAGTCTGCGTCAACAAGCAAATTTTCCAGTCTTTTGTTTCCGAACATGCGACGTTGACTTTGTCGTGGAGGTGTCAAGTCTTCCGTCTTTTTAGACGTGAGGGATTCGACAGCTGCTGGGCCTTCAATTGTCCACTGTGAAGACGCCGCTTGTGCGTTTTTCATGGACAATGAAATGGATTGTATGAGGTTTGCAGCCGGCACAATGAACGCTGAGGTCAATCGAAGATCAAGTGAGTCGCCCACGGCCTGAAATGCCATACGGCGGGCATCCGCGGTTGATACATACGCCACGTTGAACATGACCTCGGGCAAAAGAGCAGAATGTAGAGATCTGATGGCCTTGTCCTGACCAGGGGGTACGGTCTGCAGTAGGAAATCCTCAATTGTCAGTCTTGCAGACTTTCGAGTCCGGGTACCAAACTCAATCAACTTGATCGACAGGACTAGATCCTCCTTGGTATAGTCCAGATCAATAGTCCCATCTGCCACGTCCCAGCAGAAGCGAATATTTCGCAGCTCAAATCGGTATGTGATGGAAGATAGAACAGACTCGAAAATATCTGTTTCTTCTCCCCAATCTTGTTCATCGTCGTTGATCCTGATCTTCGGTCTGGATTGCCTTAGCTTGCGAAGATATTCCAGTTCACGGGACGTGTCCAGATCTCTAATCTTGGACCCCATGTAgccaacaacatcaacaatgGTCGAAACAGTTTCTGGGGAAAGGTTGAGAGTTAAATCATCGTTGCGGAAGTGTAGAGACCAGTCTTCCCTTCCATCGTCACCGCGCTGAGAGCTTGCAGAGATATTGATACCGGTTGTCAGATTGCCGCAGGACCGTAGCGCATTCTCTTTTCCACGGGAGATGTCAAGACTAATTTGCCGCAAGTTGACATATAAATCAGGGTATTTGAGAGGTGACGAATTTGAATCTTGTTGGGTTGAGGCCTGCAGAGTGACTTTGTCTAACGCAAATAAGATCTGGGCCATGGGTTCTTCCACGGTCTTGAGATGCGTCCTGGCCAAAATCCGTAGTCCAGCCAAAGTCAAGTGAATATTATAGGCCGAGTTGGGAGTTGATGTAGGAAGTGAAGCGTTTTCAGCCTTCATCTCTCTGTGCGTGCCAAACGTTTCACTTACATGGCCTTGGATTATCTTGACTTGTTGCTGCGCTTCTTCTATAGCTCCAGATATCTGAGGTCGATTCAGTGCTGCCAGTAAACTGTATATAGCCGATGCATCCAGGCGAATGACTTCCATAGATGCTAACACACTTATAACATTTTCTGTTGATTGCATATTACTCGTGATTCGTCCATTTGCCGGTGGAATTTCTAGCAAGGAAATGCTCCGCGGCTCATTCTTCACATTGATTTGTATCTCATGAGAGTTCTCCTTGATGTCGAAATCGAAAACAATGTCCTTTTCAAAGTTGGCAGCGCATGAAGCTCTCGCCACAGACCCAGTAATTTTATACGTTAAGGACTGTAACAGCGGAATGCTGATGGTATATCCATCCAGgaacatggcaacattgagcaCAAAGGTGGAAATGCGCTGCTTGATCTTATCGCGCTTATTCTGACCTTCTGAGGGCGATGGAATGAGCTCTTTAAGCCTATAGACTTGAGCCGCTTCATCCCTGATGAGCAAGTCCAGCACTTCTAAAAGGCCAATGGGGTCGTCCTTGACCCGTAAAGTCAAATTTGGAGAACTCGCCGATactttgacgacatgggCGTCAATATCTGTTGTTTTGTGAAGTTCATGTGCAACGAATATGCTTGGCTTTTGGATTTGCAAAACTCCAAGAATTTTCCCATGACTTTGCAGTTTTGACATAACCGCGTTGGAGTTTAGCATGGCATTTGCAACACTCAGCTCTTCACCCGAGTTGCATAGGAGTATTGATGTTTTAAGTCCATCACCGATGGATTTGGCTGTTAAGTTAACAGTTTCTGCCTCGATGGACCCTTTCACAACTTCAAACACTACATGATATGCCGCGGATGACTGGGCAACCTTTCGTTTTGGTTGCTTGCTCGACATGGTCTTCTCTGATGGCTGTGGCTGAGCCTTGTTATAAAGACGTAAGACATCCTCCGCCAATTCGCAAAGCTCCCAATTCAAATGAATCGCGGCCTCGGCGCAACAAAGATTCAAAATTGTCAACGAGCCGTCAAAGTCTTTCATTTCGGAAAAAACATTCGGTTGACCCGGGGGTCGTTTATCCACCCTCAAGGCAATGTCGAGGAATCCAATGTTGTTCTGCTTGGGACCAGGATCTAACACAAACTGAAGCTCACCCAATTGACAGGCTCCAAGAAGAGGGTATTCTTGTGGTGGCTCCTCTTTTTCATTGATGGCTTTCCCGAATATTTTTTTCATCAAAACAGCATTCCTGGGATTATCCAAGTCCCAGGATCGCCATTTCTGAAATGAAGAAATAACATGATCGGCAACATCTGGGTGTGCCTCCGGAGGGTTGTCTCTGCACTTATCGATTAACTCCCTCCTCTGGCTTTGACTCAAGGTTGCCCATATTTGTCGCAGTCGCATCATGAGTTTCCATGAATCAACTGTTCTCATGTGTTCATGGGTAGATCGAAGCACCGCCGAGGGCCGAATGAGGAACGGCGGGTCATTCGTGGCATGACCATCCTCTAACAGCTGGGAGACCAAGTATTTGGTTCGGTTGTTGTTGCGAGAGGCGGTTTCGGAT
The DNA window shown above is from Metarhizium brunneum chromosome 1, complete sequence and carries:
- the cot-3 gene encoding Elongation factor 2 encodes the protein MVNFTIDEIRALMDKPSNVRNMSVIAHVDHGKSTLTDSLLAKAGIISTAKAGDARATDTRADEQERGITIKSTAISLYGHLDDPEDIKDIVGQKTDGQDFLINLIDSPGHVDFSSEVTAALRVTDGALVVVDTVEGVCVQTETVLRQALGERIKPVVIINKVDRALLELQVSKEDLYQSFSRTIESVNVIISTYLDKTLGDVQVYPDKGTIAFGSGLHGWAFTVRQFAIRYAKKFGVDKNKMMERLWGDNYFNPHTKKWTKNGTYEGKQLERAFNQFILDPIFKIFNAVMNFKNDEITTLLEKLNLKLDTDDRQKEGKQLLKVVMRTFLPAADSLLEMMILHLPSPVTAQKYRAETLYEGPLDDPAAIGIRDCDPKGPLMLYVSKMVPTSDKGRFYAFGRVFSGTVRSGLKVRIQGPNYVPGKKEDLFIKAIQRTVLMMGGKVEAIDDMPAGNIVGLVGIDQFLLKSGTLTTSDTAHNLKVMKFSVSPVVQRSVQVKNAQDLPKLVEGLKRLSKSDPCVLTMTSESGEHIVAGAGELHLEICLKDLEEDHAGVPLNISDPVVQYRETVQGKSSMTALSKSPNKHNRLYMVAEPIDEELSLAIEGGKVSARDDFKARARVLADDFGWDVTDARKIWTFGPDGTGANLLVDQTKAVQYLNEIKDSVVSGFQWASREGPVAEEPMRSIRFNILDVTLHADAIHRGGGQIIPTARRVLYASALLAEPALLEPVYLVEIQVPEQAMGGVYGVLTRRRGHVFNEEQRPGTPLFNIKAYLPVLESFGFNGDLRAATSGQAFPQSVFDHWQVLPGGSPLDSTSKVGQIVTEMRKRKGIKIEVPGVENYYDKL
- the CSF1 gene encoding Protein CSF1, which encodes MTAVDVILEARDARLGFNFEFLVFFIICGLLTVFFLLYFNRLFASVVSYAIRTYTWHRYRVYIDIKAIQISLLAGRIFFTGLRYHGSNETFLVQHGDITWRYWLRRVRDADINVSNFSHGSSVSDSQKNSNLPCRIHARLVGVEWFVYNRSPAYNDLLNGLLSDDPSASKSSGISNATQEAGLTSRRGYQNGSAEKNKLAVDATAQAQFSEKPSQPPPSSPPERSSTASQSVSETVDGNDASHSLPAMLQLLPIHVEFQKPAVVVGNDNTKAILIVKANSASTIVDAGPTNTVDPYRQLFKIEFDHPVIEMRENDEFKEDQVARATRRREDTSSLETPAQRSFFRNRRRKVFNSLRNMVPYLRRSVESFSADSRAAMSTGVSQIPGSGHWQGLSRYLDDRYQDDKARWSSVEYGAVNTILDSPSAALTVYWDSVSKITANARRHSSSSFHASINGTEPPAWGMSLSVKGGTVNYGPWADRQRADLQRVFYPTLSKNSTAAVPLAPGSWRVATQFNLFVELEDAVTLRIPTREESKNWRWRGKEPPVGRQAVTGKKRRNRNKKSSKGNAQPARPAGWLEIKVPSNSTVSYSMDMLGRSTGYQNRLDIDLPSTELRSSVNHDLMWKSGPQRISCDLSNPLTWNTLRNWSFNITCEEMKLYLLRDHIFLLIDLVDDWATGPPSEYLVFTPYIYHLKLNLNNLQLYLNVNDENIIDKATAHDDNTYLILSSPILKAETSIPLDKFRPSRNTIPFDIRTDTFDLTLHAPQSNTQAAFLSSNELGHGESLAVTGSYEYNATTSVGNTDTLILDVHGQSPYAYLYGFIIRYLILLKDNYFGDFVHFRTLDEYQEQLQLEAQKSNTDAVHRPPNKKSNDLDVILSVRVDDPRILLPVNLYSASRYVQCELANLSVDLRFTNYYMDLELLLSPLSLSLGCASLSPGSPNSSYTNTQLFVDGVRVFGHRTFGLPPSEPTYLCNWDVSVGMVDGECTADFLTSLAKGGVAFGFMFDDVENALVPYSSLVFHDVTFVRVDIASVRLWLHVDEAAFLLSTGSIQVRSNDWGGTHYSKRANISIPKIEISCVNAESASRHTSRRNHPVDTAAYLKTDVQLASIGRKFHFQQELKIQQDLIRREDQRTGRTPFLLRKPVDPNFVPEPFDPPAQCVPPPAFPLTEVDDDDDASYRSIGTSRFSGRLRRQSSFLSSSSSNTSLRGPRSQPRSRARSRQTALSTQPSGTEKERRVSGQRASVLSQDLRLAAIQQPSQDWQQKEHIEHSSVAFSSQYFAPHFPLGGVRPDGREATFEELEDEPDNDFFGTDASLSDLDPNSLSDNHAQASTMIDFTTGITAFISPEAVRYVNSLLSALQPSEPDDILDSLQTSTIADIFSEKKQSHITGSMQDILIKLPKANIRFLNSSMLDSPDASQEEQDQYDIRISKTLLITRTVKDRTGDNVTSRTSLHFRLKSAEMSASERLSSIETPQAAIMVNIDDISVSLGAKDITYFDADIGSIVGSTASGKVEYLASLIHRTGSIASELGNLLSETASRNNNRTKYLVSQLLEDGHATNDPPFLIRPSAVLRSTHEHMRTVDSWKLMMRLRQIWATLSQSQRRELIDKCRDNPPEAHPDVADHVISSFQKWRSWDLDNPRNAVLMKKIFGKAINEKEEPPQEYPLLGACQLGELQFVLDPGPKQNNIGFLDIALRVDKRPPGQPNVFSEMKDFDGSLTILNLCCAEAAIHLNWELCELAEDVLRLYNKAQPQPSEKTMSSKQPKRKVAQSSAAYHVVFEVVKGSIEAETVNLTAKSIGDGLKTSILLCNSGEELSVANAMLNSNAVMSKLQSHGKILGVLQIQKPSIFVAHELHKTTDIDAHVVKVSASSPNLTLRVKDDPIGLLEVLDLLIRDEAAQVYRLKELIPSPSEGQNKRDKIKQRISTFVLNVAMFLDGYTISIPLLQSLTYKITGSVARASCAANFEKDIVFDFDIKENSHEIQINVKNEPRSISLLEIPPANGRITSNMQSTENVISVLASMEVIRLDASAIYSLLAALNRPQISGAIEEAQQQVKIIQGHVSETFGTHREMKAENASLPTSTPNSAYNIHLTLAGLRILARTHLKTVEEPMAQILFALDKVTLQASTQQDSNSSPLKYPDLYVNLRQISLDISRGKENALRSCGNLTTGINISASSQRGDDGREDWSLHFRNDDLTLNLSPETVSTIVDVVGYMGSKIRDLDTSRELEYLRKLRQSRPKIRINDDEQDWGEETDIFESVLSSITYRFELRNIRFCWDVADGTIDLDYTKEDLVLSIKLIEFGTRTRKSARLTIEDFLLQTVPPGQDKAIRSLHSALLPEVMFNVAYVSTADARRMAFQAVGDSLDLRLTSAFIVPAANLIQSISLSMKNAQAASSQWTIEGPAAVESLTSKKTEDLTPPRQSQRRMFGNKRLENLLVDADFAGAVVYVSTKRNAASAVSESKYSQPSLAGKYGQFSADDSGSGAVLRSPGLAWKAEYRDNGKEDPSLYGEIKINASSNILYPSVVPLVLDILSSVKKVVSDNDANADTEQTPEQLEQPKLKQTKSGDEDNFLTADPSTVLGRLRLNLGLRICRQEFSLSCQPIARVSATACFDSMYFTLITVTSQEQGNFFAISGVIAKPQASVQHVYSRDSTASFELDSVAISFMNSKHFSGTSGVSAILNVGPMKVSVNAKQVQDFLLFREIWYPEELRQKSAVQVPKMPTETSQAHLVQRYQEVAATAAFPWTATISIAALDVCVDLGQSIGKSVFQINEFWVSSKKTSDWEQNLCLGFKKVGVDCTGRLSGFVALQDFRLRSSIQWPQREEALNETPLVQASLAFNALRVKAAFDYQAFLVADITSLEFLMYNVRDGRDGNGDRLVAIFDGEAVQVFGTTTSIAQAVALYQALQKLIEERRENFKSSLREIEKFMKRKSISSRTMLQTPPAVPKLPVDDTLSKSPISLDTDVVVTLKALNLGVFPSTFSDHQVFKMEALNAYARFAASIEQRKIHSILRMTLGQLRIGLAGVRDAEAPKMLNEMTVEDVVQRATGSRGGTILKVPRVEAVMETWQKPSSNHIDYIFKSAFEGKVEVGWNYSRISYIRGMWANHSKSLEQTWGRQLPMTAVKITGVPETEGEQQKITAEVNVPQSKYDYLALEPPVIETPQLRDMGEATPPLEWIGLHRDRLPNLTHQIVIVSLLELAGEVEDAYSRILGST